In Anolis carolinensis isolate JA03-04 unplaced genomic scaffold, rAnoCar3.1.pri scaffold_14, whole genome shotgun sequence, the following proteins share a genomic window:
- the ecm1 gene encoding extracellular matrix protein 1 — protein sequence MWPFVRWAGHGPTSGGDSAWAARSLIKELEAHGLGRAEGRTKEEKPLQIHLQKTPPKMFLGLLLTSWLVLAKAATLAPKGVSVEQAPPPASFDGVLQEQVQPEKIPLDFFLQKEIDLTEGLDLPMQVQNRPSSPFNPRGFDPSKLPQSNLAEFPPARPAPSNIANICSEGRKKLSYGPWNLPQTSFSHLSRQGEALNELEAGVKTCCQLDEGEKLPCCLEAWEKVLMHYCRWEFSVKTKPHECCLKDQKEDRFSCFTNLAPFPAYDMAFPLVSLAEINPQLLDTLCGQFTLLNKQKLIPSLIQNITESCCQLQGSERIQCSKDAKSHLVSTLCTSRRNTWKDPQRCCAHAEDAPREACFGANYLDSLPLASLAEPGPDPMEIDIDIPTE from the exons ATGTGGCCCTTCGTGCGCTGGGCGGGACACGGTCCCACGTCAGGCGGTGACTCAGCCTGGGCCGCCCGGAGCCTTATAAAAGAGCTGGAAGCGCACGGCTTGGGCAGAGCAGAAGGCAGGACGAAGGAGGAGAAGCCCTTGCAGATCCATCTCCAGAAGACGCCTCCAAAGATGTTCCTGGGTCTCCTCTTGACTTCCTGGCTGGTCCTTGCCAAGGCGGCCACTTTGGCACCTAAAG GGGTCAGCGTTGAACAGGCCCCTCCGCCGGCCTCCTTCGATGGCGTCCTTCAAGAGCAAGTGCAGCCAGAAAAGATCCCGCTGGATTTTTTCCTCCAGAAAGAAATAGACTTGACGGAAG GTCTTGACCTCCCCATGCAAGTCCAGAATCGGCCATCGTCTCCATTCAACCCCAGAGGGTTCGATCCCTCAAAGCTCCCCCAATCCAACCTGGCAGAGTTCCCCCCGGCCCGCCCGGCCCCCTCCAACATCGCCAACATCTGCAGCGAAGGCCGGAAGAAGCTCTCCTACGGGCCCTGGAACCTGCCCCAGACCAGCTTCAGCCACCTCTCCCGCCAAGGAGAGGCCCTCAACGAGTTGGAGGCCGGGGTCAAGACGTGCTGCCAGCTGGACGAGGGAGAGAAGCTGCCCTGCTGCCTCGAAGCG TGGGAAAAAGTCCTCATGCATTACTGTAGGTGGGAGTTCTCCGTCAAGACCAAGCCCCACGAATGCTGCCTGAAGGACCAGAAGGAGGACCGCTTCAGCTGCTTCACCAACCTGGCCCCTTTCCCGGCTTACGATATGGCGTTCCCGTTGGTCAGCCTGGCCGAGATCAATCCCCAACTTCTGGACACGCTATGTGGCCAGTTCACGCTTCTGAACAAACA gAAACTAATCCCCAGCCTCATTCAGAATATCACCGAATCCTGTTGCCAACTGCAAGGCAGTGAGCGAATTCAGTGCTCCAAGGATGCG AAATCCCACTTGGTCTCCACTCTGTGCACCTCCCGGAGGAACACCTGGAAGGACCCCCAGCGGTGCTGTGCCCACGCGGAAGACGCCCCCCGGGAAGCCTGCTTCGGGGCCAACTACCTGGACAGCCTCCCCCTGGCCAGCCTTGCCGAGCCCGGCCCGGACCCCATGGAGATCGACATAGACATCCCCACGGAATGA